A genomic window from Exiguobacterium acetylicum DSM 20416 includes:
- a CDS encoding NUDIX domain-containing protein, whose product MKFRRREKVAIYITREKPNGWELLVFHPQSAPESDWQIPAGTIEDAEIAKEAAVRETLEESGLSLASVQYIGEEEMRYPERMRVHYTYFYHAHIECQENRWTHCVAGDGQDCGDFFDFAWLPLERITQLERRHHIFLDRLIHRLERTRPYDCRKHG is encoded by the coding sequence ATGAAATTCAGACGTCGCGAAAAAGTAGCAATCTATATCACTCGGGAAAAACCTAACGGATGGGAACTACTTGTTTTTCATCCACAATCGGCTCCTGAGAGTGATTGGCAGATCCCCGCAGGTACAATCGAAGATGCTGAAATCGCCAAGGAAGCGGCTGTCCGTGAGACGCTTGAGGAAAGTGGTCTCTCGTTAGCATCCGTCCAGTACATCGGCGAAGAAGAGATGCGTTATCCGGAACGAATGCGGGTGCATTACACGTATTTCTACCATGCACACATCGAATGCCAAGAGAACCGCTGGACACATTGTGTTGCTGGTGACGGTCAGGATTGCGGTGATTTCTTTGATTTCGCGTGGTTGCCACTTGAACGGATCACGCAACTTGAACGCCGCCATCATATATTCCTAGATCGTTTGATTCATCGATTGGAACGGACACGTCCATATGATTGTCGAAAACACGGTTAA
- a CDS encoding histidine phosphatase family protein gives MKQIGLVRHHRVTEGYPTKGWISASDIEKWIERYDTSDIDIQPVELGQIDWTVCYASSMPRAVQTAQSVYDKEIIVTDLLREVPFPTIRSNLRLPFLGWAVLGRLAAPFSKRIQAEIKEANERIEVLLNQLMFEDDERVLLVGHGGMMILMRAALKRRGYRGPRFGHPRNGMLYLFEKEEPTC, from the coding sequence ATGAAACAAATTGGATTAGTGAGACATCACCGGGTGACGGAAGGATACCCGACGAAAGGCTGGATCAGCGCCAGCGATATTGAAAAATGGATTGAACGGTATGATACGTCAGACATCGATATTCAACCGGTCGAGCTTGGTCAGATCGACTGGACGGTCTGTTATGCCAGTAGCATGCCACGTGCCGTCCAGACAGCACAAAGTGTCTACGATAAAGAGATCATCGTGACGGATTTACTACGGGAAGTACCGTTTCCGACAATCCGCTCGAATCTCCGGTTACCGTTTCTTGGCTGGGCGGTCCTCGGTCGACTGGCAGCCCCGTTCAGCAAACGGATTCAGGCGGAGATCAAGGAAGCGAACGAACGGATTGAGGTCTTATTGAATCAACTGATGTTCGAGGATGATGAACGAGTATTGCTCGTCGGGCACGGCGGTATGATGATTCTGATGCGTGCTGCCTTGAAACGGCGCGGTTACCGGGGGCCACGGTTCGGTCATCCGCGTAACGGCATGCTCTATCTGTTCGAGAAAGAGGAACCGACATGTTGA
- a CDS encoding heavy metal translocating P-type ATPase, whose amino-acid sequence MSDQKAITSEQEMKAYRVQGFTCANCAGKFEKNVKQLSGVEDAKVNFGASKIAVYGNATIEELEKAGAFENLKVTPEKSARQASQEVKEDTKEDKVPFYKKHSTLLYASLLIAFGYLSSYVNGEENIVTTLLFLASMFIGGLSLFKVGLQNLLRFEFDMKTLMTVAVIGGAIIGEWAEVAIVVILFAISEALERFSMDRARQSIRSLMDIAPKEALVRRNGQEIMIHVDDIAVGDIMIVKPGQKIAMDGVVVSGYSAVNQAAITGESVPVEKTVDNEVFAGTLNEEGLLEVEITKLVEDTTISKIIHLVEEAQGERAPSQAFVDKFAKYYTPIIMIIAALVAIVPPLFFDGSWETWIYQGLAVLVVGCPCALVISTPISIVSAIGNAAKKGVLVKGGVYLEEMGALKAIAFDKTGTLTKGVPAVTDYNVLNKQINEKELLSIITALEYRSQHPLASAIMKKAEEENITYSDVQVEDFSSITGKGIKGIVNGTTYYIGSPKLFKELLTNDFDKDLEQNVTTLQNQGKTAMIIGTEKEILAVIAVADEVRESSKEILQKLHQLGIKKTIMLTGDNKGTANAIGGRVGVSDIEAELMPQDKLDFIKQLRSEYGNVAMVGDGVNDAPALAASTVGIAMGGAGTDTALETADVALMGDDLRKLPFTVKLSRKTLNIIKANITFAIAIKFIALLLVIPGWLTLWIAILSDMGATLLVALNGLRLMRVKE is encoded by the coding sequence ATGTCTGATCAAAAGGCAATAACATCTGAACAAGAAATGAAGGCCTATCGTGTACAAGGTTTTACTTGCGCAAACTGCGCGGGTAAATTCGAAAAAAATGTAAAACAGCTATCTGGAGTTGAGGATGCAAAAGTAAATTTTGGTGCATCTAAAATTGCTGTTTATGGTAATGCAACGATAGAAGAACTAGAAAAAGCAGGTGCATTTGAGAATCTCAAAGTGACACCTGAAAAATCTGCTCGCCAAGCATCACAAGAGGTAAAAGAAGATACGAAAGAAGATAAAGTGCCGTTTTATAAAAAGCATAGTACTCTACTTTATGCTTCCTTATTGATTGCCTTTGGTTATCTTTCCTCGTATGTGAATGGAGAAGAGAACATTGTTACTACCTTATTGTTTTTAGCATCCATGTTTATCGGAGGATTATCACTTTTTAAAGTTGGTTTGCAAAACTTACTACGTTTTGAATTTGATATGAAAACCCTTATGACAGTGGCTGTTATAGGTGGTGCTATTATTGGAGAATGGGCAGAAGTTGCCATTGTTGTTATTCTCTTTGCAATCAGTGAAGCACTTGAGCGATTCTCTATGGATAGAGCAAGACAATCGATTCGTTCATTAATGGATATCGCTCCTAAAGAGGCACTTGTTAGACGTAATGGACAAGAAATAATGATTCATGTTGATGATATTGCTGTTGGGGATATCATGATTGTAAAACCTGGTCAAAAGATTGCGATGGATGGTGTAGTTGTAAGTGGGTACTCTGCCGTTAACCAAGCAGCTATTACAGGTGAATCAGTCCCTGTCGAGAAAACGGTTGATAATGAAGTATTTGCAGGTACCTTAAATGAAGAAGGATTACTTGAAGTAGAAATAACGAAACTTGTAGAAGATACAACAATTTCTAAAATTATTCATCTTGTAGAGGAAGCACAAGGGGAACGTGCTCCTTCGCAAGCATTTGTTGATAAATTCGCAAAATATTACACACCGATTATTATGATCATTGCAGCATTAGTTGCTATAGTCCCTCCATTATTCTTTGATGGCAGTTGGGAAACATGGATTTATCAAGGATTAGCTGTTCTTGTTGTTGGTTGTCCTTGTGCGTTGGTTATATCGACTCCTATTTCTATTGTTTCAGCGATTGGAAATGCTGCGAAAAAAGGGGTCCTTGTAAAAGGCGGAGTGTATTTAGAAGAAATGGGCGCCTTAAAGGCTATTGCATTCGATAAAACAGGAACATTAACAAAAGGGGTCCCAGCTGTAACTGATTATAATGTGTTGAACAAACAGATAAATGAAAAAGAATTACTATCCATTATTACTGCATTGGAGTATCGTTCTCAGCATCCTCTTGCTTCAGCCATCATGAAAAAAGCAGAAGAAGAAAACATTACTTATTCTGACGTACAGGTAGAGGATTTCTCTTCTATCACAGGAAAGGGTATAAAGGGTATCGTAAACGGGACGACTTATTACATCGGTAGCCCGAAACTCTTTAAGGAATTATTGACTAATGATTTCGATAAAGACTTAGAGCAAAATGTTACTACTCTTCAAAATCAAGGTAAGACAGCCATGATTATTGGAACCGAAAAAGAAATACTTGCAGTTATTGCAGTTGCTGATGAAGTTCGTGAGTCAAGTAAGGAAATTCTTCAAAAGTTACATCAACTTGGAATCAAAAAAACAATTATGCTTACTGGTGATAACAAAGGTACTGCGAATGCTATCGGAGGGCGGGTTGGAGTATCTGATATAGAGGCAGAATTAATGCCACAGGACAAATTAGACTTTATTAAACAGTTGAGATCCGAGTATGGCAACGTAGCAATGGTAGGAGATGGGGTCAATGATGCACCTGCATTGGCGGCCTCAACAGTTGGGATTGCAATGGGTGGAGCTGGTACAGACACAGCCTTAGAAACTGCAGACGTCGCTCTAATGGGAGACGATTTAAGAAAACTTCCATTCACTGTAAAACTTAGCCGGAAAACTCTTAATATCATCAAAGCTAACATTACTTTTGCAATTGCTATTAAATTTATTGCCTTACTATTGGTTATCCCAGGTTGGTTAACGCTCTGGATTGCCATTCTTTCCGATATGGGCGCAACCCTTCTAGTAGCTCTAAATGGTTTGCGACTAATGAGAGTGAAAGAATAA
- a CDS encoding DUF3006 domain-containing protein translates to MRLTLADFEDDLAICETDDRETITLPKSRLPRQATIGDRLDWTGRSIRILRDETNARKKEISELMDDLFEE, encoded by the coding sequence ATGCGATTGACCCTAGCTGATTTTGAAGACGATCTAGCGATTTGCGAAACCGACGACCGCGAGACAATCACGTTACCGAAAAGTCGTTTGCCGCGCCAGGCAACGATCGGCGACCGACTTGACTGGACCGGACGTTCGATTCGGATCTTACGCGATGAGACGAACGCACGTAAAAAAGAGATCTCCGAGTTGATGGATGATCTCTTTGAAGAATGA
- a CDS encoding DUF3307 domain-containing protein, with protein MTVLLSLILVHLLADFPLQTRRMALLKHRHQRILFQHLAVHAALMLLVLAFFVIRGVLTIDIAGWLGGSILVFHALLDASPLKRRVKQAAAYWIDQALHIAVIIALTWVFVPIDWSLSFARPEQVLWILCFSLVTTELLGHGIALMLAPFAPRLIEAHFERKVTRKEQLDGVSRTVTHEVEDSARSYTTELNGIGRYIGLVERAIITLLVVTNATGAIGFIIALKALARFKQFEDRRFAEYYIIGSLLSILGAILCGLAIRAAL; from the coding sequence GTGACCGTCTTACTTAGCCTTATACTTGTCCATCTACTTGCTGATTTCCCATTACAGACGAGACGGATGGCGCTACTGAAACACCGACACCAACGAATCTTATTCCAACATCTTGCCGTTCATGCGGCTCTGATGCTACTTGTCCTTGCGTTCTTCGTCATCCGAGGGGTATTAACCATCGACATCGCCGGATGGCTTGGAGGAAGTATTCTCGTGTTTCACGCCCTACTCGATGCCTCCCCGCTCAAACGTCGCGTCAAACAAGCTGCGGCGTACTGGATCGATCAAGCGTTACATATTGCTGTTATTATCGCGTTGACATGGGTGTTCGTCCCAATCGATTGGTCGTTGTCGTTCGCGCGACCCGAGCAGGTCCTGTGGATTCTGTGCTTCAGTTTAGTGACGACGGAGTTGCTCGGTCACGGGATTGCTTTGATGCTCGCACCATTTGCTCCGCGCTTGATCGAAGCGCATTTCGAGCGAAAAGTGACACGTAAGGAGCAACTCGATGGCGTCTCACGGACCGTCACACATGAAGTCGAAGATTCTGCCCGCAGTTATACGACGGAATTAAACGGGATCGGGCGTTATATCGGTCTCGTCGAACGGGCGATCATCACCCTGCTCGTCGTCACGAACGCAACCGGAGCGATTGGCTTCATCATTGCCTTGAAGGCACTGGCCCGTTTTAAACAGTTTGAAGATCGCCGCTTTGCGGAATATTACATCATCGGGAGCTTGCTCAGTATCTTAGGTGCGATTTTATGTGGACTGGCGATTCGCGCCGCACTCTAA
- a CDS encoding ComEC/Rec2 family competence protein: protein MKWGSTILLALCLIVIFYTTRDEEPPAPTAGQMEVYGFDVGQGDSTFIRTKEDAILIDGGNNGKGEDVVRYLQELGVKRLTAVIATHPDADHIGGLDTVLDAFPVDSVYAPRVTHTTETYRDFLLAVKREGVTIKSVKAGLEIPSEAARFTFLAPLTDGTQDLNSWSAVLRVEHGQDRFLFMGDAPIRTERQLLESDADLSADVLKLGHHGADTSSSLPFLQAVDPKRALISAGQDNAYRHPRPSVLQELKAERITIDRTDQSGTIQYISTGDGIKESNRTDLRPE from the coding sequence TTGAAATGGGGCTCAACGATTCTGTTAGCCCTCTGCCTGATCGTCATCTTCTACACGACACGGGACGAAGAGCCCCCTGCCCCAACCGCGGGACAAATGGAGGTCTATGGTTTTGACGTCGGTCAAGGGGATAGCACGTTCATCCGGACGAAGGAAGACGCGATCTTGATTGACGGTGGGAATAACGGCAAAGGCGAGGATGTCGTCCGCTACCTGCAAGAATTGGGTGTCAAACGCTTAACAGCAGTCATAGCGACACATCCGGACGCCGATCATATCGGTGGACTCGATACCGTCCTCGATGCCTTTCCAGTCGATAGCGTCTATGCCCCGCGTGTCACGCATACGACAGAGACATATCGCGATTTCCTTCTAGCCGTCAAACGCGAAGGGGTGACGATCAAGTCGGTTAAGGCGGGTCTTGAGATACCGAGTGAAGCCGCACGCTTTACGTTCCTTGCGCCCCTAACGGACGGAACGCAGGATCTCAACAGTTGGAGTGCCGTTCTGCGGGTCGAACATGGACAGGACCGGTTCCTCTTCATGGGTGACGCTCCGATCCGGACGGAACGACAATTGCTCGAGTCGGATGCCGATCTTAGCGCCGATGTCTTGAAGCTTGGGCATCACGGAGCAGACACATCGTCCTCCCTGCCCTTCCTACAAGCCGTTGATCCGAAGCGTGCCTTGATCTCAGCCGGGCAGGACAATGCCTATCGTCACCCACGTCCCTCCGTTTTACAGGAACTGAAAGCAGAACGGATCACGATTGACCGGACCGATCAAAGTGGAACGATTCAGTATATCTCGACCGGTGACGGCATCAAGGAATCGAACCGGACCGATTTACGACCGGAATAA
- the parE gene encoding DNA topoisomerase IV subunit B yields the protein MATDLNNYNDDAIQVLEGLEAVRKRPGMYIGSTDHRGLHHLVYEIVDNAIDEALAGFGEQIDVTIHKDNAITVRDHGRGMPTGMHASGKPTAEVIFTVLHAGGKFGQGGYKTSGGLHGVGASVVNALSTDLKVTIFRDGKQYEQTFENGGMPKTTLLETGTTRQKGTSVYFKPDGSIFSTLTYNYDTLAERLRESAFLLKGLKITLTDERSDKQDIFQYQDGVSEFVQYLNDDKDTLHPTVAFEGTENEIEVDIAFQFTDAYSENVLSFVNNVRTRDGGTHEVGAKTAMTRVMNEYARKNTLLKEKDKNLDGNDIREGLTMIVSIRIPEEFLQFEGQTKSKLGSPEARTSCDAVISRRLSTYLEENPQTATLLIKKAIRAAQAREAARKAREEARNGKKKKRSSILNGKLTPAASKNADKNELFLVEGDSAGGSAKQGRNRTFQAILPLRGKVLNTEKAKLADIMKNEEINTIIHAIGGGVGADFDLSDCNFDKVIIMTDADTDGAHIQVLLLTFFFRYMRPLIDAGKVFVALPPLYRVSKGKGKSEKFEYVWDEETLKKTTKKFGKGYMIQRYKGLGEMNAPQLWETTMDPETRTLIRVTIDDAAVAEKRVSVLMGDNVGHRRTWIEDNVAFGLAEDLSIIENEHVTKESVNEHV from the coding sequence ATGGCGACAGACTTAAATAACTACAATGATGATGCCATACAGGTGCTCGAAGGACTCGAAGCAGTCCGGAAGCGCCCAGGTATGTATATCGGTTCAACCGATCACCGTGGACTTCACCATCTCGTCTACGAGATCGTTGATAACGCGATCGATGAGGCGCTTGCAGGTTTCGGGGAACAAATTGATGTCACGATTCATAAAGATAATGCGATTACGGTGCGTGACCATGGACGCGGAATGCCGACGGGGATGCATGCGTCTGGTAAACCAACAGCAGAAGTCATCTTCACCGTCCTTCACGCCGGTGGTAAGTTCGGTCAGGGCGGTTACAAGACGTCCGGTGGATTACACGGCGTTGGGGCGTCAGTTGTTAACGCCTTATCAACGGACTTGAAAGTGACGATCTTCCGTGACGGAAAACAATATGAGCAAACGTTCGAAAACGGCGGGATGCCGAAAACGACATTGCTTGAAACAGGTACGACACGTCAAAAAGGAACGAGCGTCTACTTTAAGCCAGATGGCTCGATCTTCAGTACGTTAACCTATAATTACGATACGCTCGCGGAACGGTTGCGCGAATCCGCCTTCTTGCTGAAGGGTCTGAAGATTACGCTGACGGACGAACGGTCCGATAAGCAGGACATCTTCCAGTACCAAGACGGTGTTAGTGAATTCGTCCAGTACTTGAACGATGATAAAGACACACTGCATCCGACGGTTGCGTTCGAAGGAACAGAAAACGAGATCGAAGTCGATATCGCCTTCCAGTTCACGGATGCATACTCGGAAAACGTTCTTTCGTTCGTCAACAACGTCCGGACACGCGACGGTGGAACACACGAAGTCGGCGCGAAGACAGCAATGACACGGGTCATGAATGAATATGCCCGGAAGAACACGCTCTTGAAGGAAAAAGATAAGAACCTCGACGGAAACGATATCCGCGAAGGCTTGACGATGATTGTCTCGATCCGGATTCCGGAAGAATTCCTTCAGTTCGAAGGACAAACGAAGTCGAAACTCGGTTCACCGGAAGCGCGGACGAGCTGTGACGCTGTCATCAGTCGTCGTCTCTCGACGTACTTGGAAGAAAACCCGCAAACGGCGACGCTGTTGATCAAAAAAGCGATCCGCGCAGCGCAAGCTCGGGAAGCGGCACGAAAAGCCCGCGAAGAAGCACGAAACGGGAAAAAGAAGAAACGTTCGAGTATCTTGAACGGGAAACTGACGCCTGCTGCTTCGAAGAACGCGGACAAGAATGAACTGTTCCTCGTCGAGGGTGATTCTGCCGGTGGTTCCGCGAAACAAGGACGAAATCGGACGTTCCAAGCGATTCTTCCACTCCGTGGTAAGGTCTTGAACACAGAAAAAGCGAAACTCGCTGACATCATGAAAAATGAAGAGATCAACACGATCATTCACGCGATTGGTGGCGGTGTTGGAGCTGATTTCGACTTGTCAGATTGCAATTTTGATAAAGTCATCATCATGACCGATGCCGATACCGATGGCGCGCATATCCAAGTCTTGCTATTGACGTTCTTCTTCCGCTACATGCGTCCGTTGATTGATGCTGGGAAGGTCTTCGTTGCCTTACCACCGCTCTACCGTGTCTCAAAAGGAAAAGGCAAATCGGAGAAGTTCGAATATGTCTGGGACGAAGAGACACTTAAGAAAACGACGAAGAAATTCGGCAAAGGCTATATGATCCAGCGTTACAAAGGACTCGGAGAGATGAATGCACCACAGCTCTGGGAAACAACGATGGATCCGGAGACACGGACGTTGATTCGGGTCACGATCGACGATGCTGCCGTAGCGGAAAAACGCGTTTCTGTCCTCATGGGTGATAACGTCGGACACCGCCGGACGTGGATCGAGGACAATGTCGCCTTCGGTCTCGCGGAAGACCTCTCGATCATCGAGAATGAGCACGTGACGAAAGAGAGTGTGAACGAACATGTCTAA
- the parC gene encoding DNA topoisomerase IV subunit A, whose amino-acid sequence MSNLQNILNLSLEQVVGDRFGRYSKYIIQDRALPDARDGLKPVQRRILYAMHTEGNLFDRAYRKSAKTVGVVIGNYHPHGDSSVYEAMVRLSQEWKLRYPLIDMQGNNGSIDGDSAAAMRYTEARLSKVSSLILDGINKQTVDYTLNFDDTTEEPLVLPSLLPNLLMNGSTGISAGYATEIPPHHAGEVLDAAIGRISGTVQNVDDLLTHMQGPDFPTGGVVQGLDGIKKAFETGRGKVIIRSRSTIETLRGGRQQIVITELPYEVNKANLVKRMEELRLDKKVEGVAEVRDETDRDGLRVVIELKKEADAEGVLHFYLKQTDLQIAYNYNMVAIHERTPRQMGVLTLLDAYLAHVKEVVIRRTAFDLEQAKRRQEVVSALMTAISVLDETLALIRSASNKADAKDKLIARFNFTDRQAEAVVMLQLYRLTNTDIVELQEEAAKLEKEIARLEKILNDEKTRNRLIIKELTILKEQVADKRRSTIEAEVEELKLKTEVMIAVEETMVFLSKNGYVKRSSLRSFGASNDLPDLKEQDRPLLQGQAMTTDHLIVWTVRGNYLLIPVHQLPDTKWKDGGQHVANLVPLEPGDRVLSADLVRSFDEAQHCLFVTRQGMVKRSKLSDYNAQRKSKPLQGVRLKADDEVLYAQVSTGQTDLFLATQNGFGLWFTEDDVPVVGVRAAGVKAINLKDQDVVAGAIGFKEAPQIVLLTQRGALKKMRLADQFQVSSRALRGLQLLRGLKSKPHQVAALIDVTQAKELVLSGKEQEKTIQIGSLSFLDRLSNGSFAYDEEKFGPLLDWYTR is encoded by the coding sequence ATGTCTAATCTACAAAACATCCTGAACCTGTCGCTCGAGCAAGTTGTCGGCGACCGGTTTGGTCGTTATTCGAAATATATCATCCAAGATCGTGCCTTACCGGATGCCCGTGATGGTCTGAAACCGGTACAACGCCGGATCTTGTATGCGATGCATACGGAAGGTAACCTGTTTGACCGTGCCTACCGGAAATCGGCAAAGACGGTCGGTGTCGTCATCGGTAACTACCATCCGCATGGTGACTCGTCAGTCTATGAAGCAATGGTCCGCTTGAGCCAAGAGTGGAAGCTCCGTTATCCGTTAATCGATATGCAAGGGAATAACGGATCGATCGACGGCGATAGCGCGGCAGCGATGCGGTATACGGAAGCACGTTTATCGAAAGTTTCAAGCCTCATTCTCGACGGGATCAACAAACAGACCGTCGATTACACGCTCAACTTCGATGATACGACTGAGGAACCACTCGTCTTACCGTCACTATTGCCGAACTTGCTGATGAACGGTTCGACAGGGATTTCCGCCGGTTACGCGACCGAGATTCCACCCCACCACGCGGGAGAAGTGCTCGATGCTGCGATTGGTCGGATCTCCGGAACGGTCCAGAACGTCGATGACTTGTTGACACATATGCAAGGTCCTGATTTCCCGACTGGTGGTGTCGTCCAAGGGCTTGACGGCATCAAGAAGGCGTTTGAGACAGGACGCGGGAAAGTCATCATCCGCTCACGCTCAACGATTGAGACACTGCGGGGCGGTCGTCAGCAAATCGTCATCACGGAACTCCCGTATGAGGTCAATAAAGCGAATCTCGTCAAACGAATGGAAGAACTCCGTCTTGATAAAAAGGTCGAAGGTGTCGCGGAAGTTCGTGATGAGACCGACCGCGACGGCTTACGTGTCGTCATCGAGTTGAAGAAGGAAGCAGACGCGGAAGGTGTCTTACACTTCTATCTCAAACAAACCGATCTACAAATCGCTTATAACTACAACATGGTCGCGATCCATGAGCGGACACCGCGCCAAATGGGCGTCTTGACACTCCTCGATGCCTATCTCGCACACGTCAAGGAAGTCGTCATTCGCCGGACAGCGTTTGACCTCGAACAAGCGAAACGCCGTCAGGAAGTCGTTTCTGCCTTGATGACAGCAATCTCTGTCCTCGATGAGACGCTTGCCTTGATCCGTTCTGCGTCGAACAAAGCGGACGCGAAAGATAAGCTGATTGCGCGCTTCAACTTCACGGACCGTCAAGCGGAAGCCGTCGTCATGCTCCAGCTGTACCGGTTAACGAATACCGATATCGTCGAGTTGCAGGAAGAAGCAGCGAAACTCGAGAAGGAAATCGCGCGTCTTGAGAAGATCCTCAACGATGAAAAAACACGAAACCGTCTGATCATTAAGGAATTGACGATTTTAAAGGAACAAGTCGCGGACAAACGTCGTTCGACAATCGAAGCGGAAGTCGAAGAACTGAAGCTGAAGACGGAAGTCATGATCGCCGTCGAAGAAACGATGGTCTTCCTGTCGAAGAACGGTTACGTCAAACGCTCGTCGCTCCGTTCGTTCGGAGCCTCGAACGACTTACCGGACTTGAAGGAACAGGATCGTCCGTTGCTCCAAGGACAAGCGATGACGACCGATCACTTGATCGTCTGGACCGTTCGCGGGAACTACTTGCTGATTCCGGTCCATCAATTACCGGATACGAAGTGGAAAGATGGCGGTCAACACGTCGCGAACCTCGTCCCACTCGAACCGGGTGACCGGGTTCTCTCCGCTGATCTCGTCCGTTCGTTCGACGAAGCACAGCATTGCTTGTTCGTCACTCGTCAAGGAATGGTCAAACGCTCGAAACTGAGTGACTACAACGCGCAGCGGAAGTCAAAACCGCTCCAAGGCGTCCGTCTGAAGGCAGACGACGAAGTCTTGTATGCGCAGGTCTCAACGGGTCAGACCGACCTGTTCCTCGCGACACAGAACGGCTTCGGGCTCTGGTTCACGGAAGACGACGTCCCAGTCGTTGGTGTCCGAGCTGCCGGTGTCAAGGCGATCAACCTGAAGGATCAGGATGTCGTTGCGGGTGCGATCGGCTTCAAGGAAGCACCACAGATCGTCCTCTTGACGCAACGCGGTGCTTTGAAGAAGATGCGTCTCGCGGATCAGTTCCAAGTCTCGAGCCGTGCGCTCCGTGGCTTACAGTTGCTCCGTGGTTTGAAATCGAAACCACACCAAGTCGCAGCACTGATCGACGTCACACAAGCGAAAGAATTGGTCCTCAGCGGGAAAGAGCAAGAGAAAACGATCCAAATTGGTTCGTTATCGTTCCTCGACCGCTTGTCGAACGGTTCATTTGCTTACGATGAAGAGAAATTTGGTCCATTGCTTGACTGGTATACACGATAA
- the cadC gene encoding Cd(II)-sensing metalloregulatory transcriptional repressor CadC encodes MNKKDTCEIFCYDEEKVNRIQGDLKTIDIVSVAQMLKAIADENRAKITYALCQDEELCVCDIANIIGITVANASHHLRTLHKQGIVRYRKEGKLAFYSLDDEHIRQIIMIVLEHKKEVNVNV; translated from the coding sequence GTGAATAAGAAAGATACTTGTGAAATTTTTTGTTATGACGAGGAAAAGGTCAATCGAATACAAGGTGATTTAAAAACAATCGATATTGTTAGTGTTGCCCAAATGTTAAAAGCAATTGCGGATGAAAATAGGGCAAAGATTACCTATGCTTTGTGTCAAGATGAAGAGTTATGTGTGTGTGATATAGCAAATATTATTGGTATTACGGTGGCAAATGCTTCTCATCATTTAAGGACCCTTCATAAGCAGGGGATTGTAAGATATAGAAAAGAAGGAAAACTAGCGTTTTATTCGTTAGACGATGAACATATTAGACAAATAATAATGATTGTACTAGAACATAAGAAAGAAGTGAATGTCAATGTCTGA
- a CDS encoding CadD family cadmium resistance transporter — protein sequence MTLILNVISAIGAFIVTNIDDIFVLMLLFSQAKAQVKTSEGLKGNQTENKHISPKDIIIGQYLGFTLLVVVSLLGTFGVMLIPEKWVGLLGLIPIYLGIMLFIKGEDEDENAILSSLNSGKYNSVFLSVAFITFANGGDNIGIYVPFFSTLTMNQLAVTVITFFIMVAIWCFIGYRLAAFKHVSETLENYGRWIIPIVFIGLGIYIMVENETFSALLSLINY from the coding sequence TTGACTTTAATTTTGAACGTTATTTCTGCAATAGGGGCATTTATAGTTACCAATATTGATGATATTTTTGTTTTGATGCTGCTATTTTCACAGGCAAAAGCACAGGTGAAAACGAGTGAAGGTTTAAAAGGTAACCAGACAGAGAATAAGCATATATCCCCTAAGGATATAATTATTGGACAATATCTAGGTTTTACCTTGTTAGTAGTAGTTAGTCTCTTAGGAACTTTTGGAGTTATGTTAATTCCAGAGAAATGGGTAGGATTACTTGGACTAATCCCAATCTATTTAGGGATTATGTTGTTTATAAAGGGAGAAGATGAGGATGAAAATGCAATTCTTTCAAGTTTAAATTCTGGAAAGTATAATAGTGTCTTTTTAAGTGTAGCATTTATAACATTTGCTAATGGCGGAGATAACATTGGAATATATGTTCCTTTCTTCTCTACTTTAACCATGAACCAACTAGCAGTAACGGTTATTACTTTCTTTATTATGGTTGCGATTTGGTGTTTTATTGGATATCGTTTGGCAGCTTTTAAACATGTCTCTGAAACCTTAGAGAATTACGGTAGATGGATTATACCCATTGTCTTTATTGGTTTAGGAATCTATATCATGGTGGAGAACGAAACTTTCAGTGCCCTTTTGAGTTTAATAAATTATTAA